In Apodemus sylvaticus chromosome 8, mApoSyl1.1, whole genome shotgun sequence, one genomic interval encodes:
- the Kctd12 gene encoding BTB/POZ domain-containing protein KCTD12 produces the protein MALADSTRGLPNGGGGGGGSGSSSSSAEPPLFPDIVELNVGGQVYVTRRCTVVSVPDSLLWRMFTQQQPQELARDSKGRFFLDRDGFLFRYILDYLRDLQLVLPDYFPERSRLQREAEYFELPELVRRLGAPQQPGPGPPPPHSRRGVHKEGSLGDELLPLGSAEPESQEGASAGAPSPTLELASRSPSGGAAGPLLTPSQSLDGSRRSGYITIGYRGSYTIGRDAQADAKFRRVARITVCGKTSLAKEVFGDTLNESRDPDRPPERYTSRYYLKFNFLEQAFDKLSESGFHMVACSSTGTCAFASSTDQSEDKIWTSYTEYVFCRE, from the coding sequence ATGGCTTTGGCGGACAGCACCCGAGGATTACCCAACGGGGGCGGAGGCGGAGGTGGCAGCGGCTCGTCGTCGTCCTCGGCGGAGCCGCCGCTCTTCCCGGACATCGTGGAGCTGAACGTGGGAGGGCAGGTGTATGTGACCCGGCGCTGCACCGTGGTGTCCGTGCCCGACTCGCTGCTCTGGCGTATGTTCACGCAGCAGCAGCCGCAGGAGCTGGCCCGGGACAGTAAAGGCCGCTTCTTTCTGGACCGGGACGGCTTCCTCTTCCGCTACATCCTGGATTACCTGCGGGACTTGCAGCTCGTGCTGCCCGACTACTTCCCGGAGCGTAGCCGGCTGCAGCGGGAGGCCGAGTACTTCGAGCTGCCGGAGCTCGTGCGTCGTCTCGGGGCGCCCCAGCAGCCCGGCCCGGGGCCACCGCCGCCGCACTCGCGCCGCGGGGTGCACAAGGAGGGCTCGCTGGGAGACGAGCTGCTGCCGCTGGGCTCCGCGGAGCCCGAGTCGCAGGAGGGCGCCTCGGCCGGGGCGCCGTCGCCCACGCTGGAGCTGGCTAGCCGCAGCCCGTCCGGGGGCGCGGCGGGTCCGCTGCTCACGCCGTCCCAGTCTTTGGACGGCAGCCGGCGCTCCGGCTACATCACCATCGGCTACCGCGGCTCTTACACCATCGGGCGCGACGCTCAGGCGGACGCCAAATTCCGGCGGGTGGCGCGCATCACCGTGTGCGGCAAGACGTCGCTGGCCAAGGAAGTGTTTGGGGACACCCTGAATGAGAGCCGGGACCCCGACAGGCCCCCGGAGCGCTACACCTCGCGCTATTACCTCAAGTTCAACTTCCTTGAGCAGGCCTTCGATAAGCTGTCCGAGTCGGGCTTCCACATGGTGGCGTGCAGCTCCACGGGCACCTGCGCCTTTGCTAGCAGCACCGACCAGAGCGAGGACAAGATCTGGACCAGCTACACCGAGTACGTCTTCTGCAGGGAGTGA